One Lepisosteus oculatus isolate fLepOcu1 chromosome 13, fLepOcu1.hap2, whole genome shotgun sequence genomic region harbors:
- the farp2 gene encoding FERM, ARHGEF and pleckstrin domain-containing protein 2 isoform X4 → MGEIEGSYRVLQTPGTRLGAQANVGISTLEPGQSLSTALASGSKGPSRGLQIRVQGLDNTQEIYDTESKSDGQSLLTEVFKRFNIIESDYFGLEYQNLQMNWMWLEPLKLVLKQVRRPKNTLFRLSVKFFPPDPGQLQEEYTRYLFALQMKRDLTEGRLTCTENTAALLASHLLQSEIGDYDDMADREYLKLNKLLPNQERVQEKIMEFHRRHVGQTPAESDFQVLEIARKLEMYGVRFHPAADREGTKINLSVAHMGLQVFQGNTKINTFNWSKIRKLSFKRKRFLIKLHPEVHGPHQDTLEFLMASRDQCKVFWKNCVEYHTFFRLFDQPKPKSKAILFSRGSSFRYSGRTQKQLVEYVRDSGARRTPYQRRNSRVRMSTRSLAPDVPKQSLSFSESLRVPGSPSSATISFHSLHAASTPPQPEPQPARPPSPPKEDSAPAAPPPHYAFQGMSMDSPQLSPYAIKSPLSLSPSFQMSTLSLPGQAPSPLQSPVLSEGGNARLEEEEEGRRKRYPADKAYFIAKEILTTERTYLKDLEVITVWFRSAVIKENAMPEGLMTLLFSNIDPVYEFHRGFLKEIDQRLALWEGRSNAHVKGDYQRIGDVMLRNMCALKEFTSYLQKHDEVLTELEKATKRLKKLETVYKEFELQKVCYLPLNTFLLKPIQRLMHYKLILERLCKHYSPEHRDYKDCKEALKEVAEMAAQLQSSLIRLENFQKLTELQRDLIGIDSLIAPGREFIREGCLYKLTKKGLQQRMFFLFSDMLLYTSKGVTATNQFKVHGQLPLHGMILIVLDAPVEESENEWSVPHCFTIYSAQRTIVVAASSKVEMGKWIEDLNMAIDMAKKSQEKSEFFLDSSLCDRSNRSSDEVSLEQESEDDTHSSRSSLDKQTHHRANTTMHVCWHRNTSVSMSDHSLAVEPALRLSPRSSPLVTSWVRVSGPTPSPTCAGTAIRISLCPITCA, encoded by the exons tccaaGTCTGATGGCCAAAGTCTGCTGACAGAGGTGTTCAAGCGGTTCAATATCATTGAGAGTGACTACTTCGGCCTCGAGTATCAGAACCTGCAGATGAACTGG ATGTGGTTGGAGCCATTGAAACTCGTTTTAAAACAAGTCAGAA GGCCCAAGAACACCCTCTTCAGGCTGTCTGTGAAGTTCTTCCCTCCAGACCCTGGTCAGCTGCAGGAGGAGTATACCAG ATACCTGTTCGCCCTCCAGATGAAGAGAGACCTGACGGAAGGCAGGCTGACCTGCACTGAGAACACCGCCGCCCTGCTGGCCTCTCACCTGCTGCAGT CGGAAATTGGAGATTACGATGACATGGCTGACCGAGAGTACCTGAAACTTAACAAGCTGCTGCCCAACCAAGAGAGAGTACAGGAGAAGATCATGGAGTTCCACCGAAGACACGT GGGCCAGACTCCAGCCGAGTCGGACTTCCAGGTGCTGGAGATAGCCCGGAAGCTGGAGATGTATGGGGTGCGTTTTCACCCGGCCGCTGACCGCGAGGGAACCAAAATCAACCTGTCTGTGGCTCACATGGGACTGCAGGTCTTCCAG GGCAATACAAAGATCAACACCTTCAACTGGTCCAAGATTCGCAAACTGAGTTTCAAGCGGAAGAGGTTCTTGATCAAGCTGCACCCTGAGGTTCAT GGTCCCCATCAGGACACGCTGGAGTTCCTAATGGCCAGTCGCGACCAGTGTAAGGTGTTCTGGAAGAACTGTGTGGAGTACCACACTTTCTTCCGCCTGTTTGACCAGCCAAAGCCCAAGTCCAAAGCCATCCTCTTCAGCAGAGGTTCCTCCTTTAGATATAG TGGGAGGACACAGAAACAGCTGGTGGAGTATGTGAGGGACAGTGGAGCTCGGAGAACACCATACCAGAG GAGGAACAGCAGAGTTCGTATGTCCACTCGCTCGCTGGCTCCTGACGTGCCAAAACAG AGTCTGTCATTCAGCGAAAGCCTCAGGGTCCCCGGCTCCCCTTCTTCAGCCACCATCTCCTTCCACTCCCTGCACGCCGCCAGCACCCCCCCGCAGCCCGAGCCGCAGCCTGCCCGCCCACCCAGCCCCCCGAAGGAGGACTCCGCCCCGGCTGCCCCCCCGCCCCACTACGCCTTCCAAG GGATGTCCATGGACAGTCCACAGCTCTCGCCCTATGCCATCAAGAGCCCCCTCAGCCTCTCACCCTCCTTCCAGATGTCCACGCTGAGCCTCCCCGGTCAGGCCCCCTCACCCCTGCAGAGCCCCGTCCTGAGTGAGGGGGGCAATGCCAGgctggaggaagaggaggagggcagAAGGAAG AGGTATCCGGCTGACAAGGCTTACTTTATTGCCAAAGAGATTCTCACCACAGAGCGCACCTACCTGAAGGACCTGGAGGTTATAACGGTG TGGTTTCGCAGCGCTGTGATAAAGGAGAATGCCATGCCCGAAGGTCTGATGACCCTGCTGTTCTCCAACATTGACCCCGTTTACGAGTTCCATCGAGGATTCCTGAAGGAGATTGACCAGAGGCTGGCTCTCTG GGAGGGACGCTCCAATGCCCATGTGAAAGGGGACTACCAGAGGATTGGGGACGTCATGCTGAGGAACATGTGTGCACTAAAG GAATTCACCAGCTACCTGCAGAAGCACGACGAAGTCCTGACGGAGCTGGAGAAGGCCACCAAGCGTTTGAAGAAGCTGGAGACGGTGTACAAGGAATTCGAGCTGCAGAAGGTGTGCTACTTACCCCTCAACACCTTCCTGCTCAAGCCCATCCAGCGCCTCATGCACTACAAGCTCATTCTGGAGAGGCTGTGCAAGCACTACTCTCCCGAGCACAGGGACTACAAAGACTGCAAGG AGGCCCTCAAGGAGGTAGCCGAGATGGCCGCCCAGCTCCAGAGCAGCCTGATCCGGCTGGAGAACTTCCAGAAGCTCACGGAGCTGCAGAGGGACCTGATTGGCATCGACAGCCTCATAGCTCCTGGGAGG GAGTTTATCAGGGAGGGCTGTCTGTACAAGCTGACCAAAAAAGGGCTGCAGCAGAGAATGTTCTTCTTG TTCTCCGATATGCTCCTGTACACCAGTAAAGGGGTCACGGCCACCAACCAGTTCAAAGTGCATGGCCAGTTACCGCTGCATGGCATGATT CTCATAGTGTTGGATGCACCG GTAGAGGAGAGCGAGAACGAGTGGTCGGTGCCTCACTGCTTCACCATCTACTCCGCGCAGCGCACGATTGTGGTGGCCGCGAG CTCCAAAGTGGAGATGGGGAAATGGATTGAGGACCTGAACATGGCAATCGATATGGCCAAGAAATCCCAGGAGAAGTCAGAGTTCTTCCTGGACAGCAGCCTGTGTGACCGATCTAACA GGTCCTCAGACGAAGTGTCTCTGGAGCAGGAGTCGGAGGATGACACACACTCGTCGCGCAGCTCTCTAGACAAGCAGACGCACCACCGCGCCAACACCACCATGCACGTGTGCTGGCACCGCAACACCAGCGTCTCCATGTCTGACCACAGCCTAGCCGTGGAG CCTGCTCTCCGGCTGTCTCCCCGGAGCTCCCCCCTCGTTACCTCCTGGGTCAGGGTCAGCGGCCCAACACCATCACCCACGTGTGCTGGTACCGCAATCAGAATCTCTCTCTGTCCGATTACCTGCGCATGA